Proteins encoded in a region of the Planococcus citri chromosome 1, ihPlaCitr1.1, whole genome shotgun sequence genome:
- the LOC135849964 gene encoding solute carrier family 12 member 8: protein MERTNANRSKNVDLSKFGLAVNESQNTNNEVEFIGCGADGYRPASRNELFAGEQNEEPWWKTQFFISEPVLFGMWDGVFTSCLINIFGVIVFLRSGWLVAQAGILNAVFIVLSTIGIALISVLSAVGICERCRVESGGVYFLLAHVLGPRSAAAVGIVYVFGQAVGCSLNLVGFGESMAGLLNMTSNKWAEKMFASAAVFFLWIINLVGVKWVIKLQFLLLILLLLAGLDFAVGSFIHTDMKEGFEGWISDNFVSNLLPSYANGYNWFTVFAVYFPSITGVMAGINMSGDLSQPSQDIPNGTFAALFTATGLYLIFVIFLGSTCVRSVLLTDFTIAAKVSAFSFLLLAGVYISSMSSCLGALYGTPRVLQSIANEKVIPIINFLGQGKGPNKIPIFAMIVIAITIVIFTLVGDINTLAPIVTMPFLLTYIALDYAYFALAQTFDIQHQREQRYKKSVRSSQGYQSCSPTSDECEDLDSLFPERNTRHVNNNANLTEDSPNVTVHSKAGNWYSGFCNRWLSLCGVVLNIAIMFIIDSKYALATFATVFVIWCYIGLTNPAVKPGAANEFHFLRFIRKTILRILRKRTYEYEEIIVTPIHPPSEIQPSQLTEENQDFAGRQRFHQTANVQPLIGKQRMSTETVQILQ from the exons ATGGAAAGAACAAACGCCAATAGATCCAAGAATGTAGATTTAAGTAAATTCGGATTAGCAGTTAACGAATCTCAGAATACAAACAATGAGGTAGAATTCATCGGATGTGGAGCTGACGGTTATAGGCCTGCAAGTCGTAATGAACTATTCGCCGGAGAACAA AATGAAGAACCTTGGTGGAAGACTCAGTTCTTCATTTCAGAACCGGTGTTATTTGGCATGTGGGATGGCGTATTTACATCTTGTTTAAtaaatattttcggagtaatcGTCTTCCTCAGATCAGGATGGTTAGTTGCTCAAGCTGGTATCTTGAACGCTGTATTTATCGTATtatctacga TCGGAATAGCGTTAATATCAGTCTTATCAGCTGTGGGTATTTGTGAAAGATGTCGAGTCGAAAGTGGAGGAGTTTATTTCTTACTAGCTCATGTACTCGGACCTCGATCAGCCGCAGCTGTCGGAATAGTTTACGTTTTCGGTCAA GCTGTCGGTTGCAGCTTGAATTTGGTCGGATTTGGCGAATCGATGGCCGGATTATTGAACATGACGTCGAATAAATGGGCTGAAAAGATGTTCGCCAGCGCTGCTGTGTTTTTTCTATGGATTATAAATCTAGTCGGCGTTAAATGGGTTATCAAGCTGCAATTTTTGTTACTTATTTTACTGCTTTTGGCCGGATTGGATTTCGCTGTGGGATCTTTCATTCATACTGACATGA AGGAAGGTTTCGAGGGATGGATCAGCGATAATTTCGTCTCAAATTTACTTCCTTCGTACGCCAACGGTTACAATTGGTTTACGGTGTTCGCTGTGTATTTCCCATCGATAACCGGTGTCATGGCGGGTATCAATATGAGCGGTGATCTGAGCCAACCGTCGCAAGATATTCCCAACGGAACTTTCGCTGCCTTATTTACTGC aaccggtttgtatttaatttttgtgatatttttgggCAGTACTTGCGTTAGAAGTGTACTGCTGACGGATTTCACGATCGCTGCCAAGGTTTCTGCATTTA GTTTTCTATTACTAGCCGGAGTATACATATCGTCGATGTCGAGCTGTCTAGGAGCACTGTATGGAACTCCTCGAGTTCTCCAGTCGATCGCCAACGAAAAAGTGATCCctattatcaattttctgggACAAGGG AAAGGTCCgaataaaataccaattttcGCCATGATCGTTATAGCTATTACGATCGTTATATTTACTTTGGTCGGTGATATCAATACGTTAGCTCCGATCGTAACGATGCCATTTTTATTAACTTACATTGCCCTGGATTACGCTTATTTCGCTCTGGCGCAGACTTTCGATATCCAGCATCAAAGGGAACAACGATATAAAAA ATCAGTTAGAAGCAGCCAAGGATATCAGTCGTGTTCGCCTACCAGTGACGAATGCGAAGATCTCGATAGTTTATTTCCTGAACGAAATACTCGACATGTCAATAATAATGCTAAT CTCACTGAAGATTCGCCGAATGTAACGGTTCACAGTAAAGCTGGCAACTGGTATTCTGGTTTTTGCAACAGATGGCTTTCGTTATGCGGA GTCGTATTGAATATCGCTATAATGTTTATAATCGATAGTAAATACGCTCTGGCTACGTTCGCGACGGTGTTCGTAATATGGTGTTATATTGGTCTGACTAATCCAGCTGTGAAACCAGGAGCAGcgaacgaatttcattttttacgatttATACGTAAAACTATACTAAGAATACTCAG GAAACGAACTTACGAATACGAAGAAATAATCGTAACCCCGATTCACCCTCCGTCCGAAATACAACCTTCGCAACTAACCGAAGAAAACCAAGATTTCGCCGGCCGTCAAAGATTTCATCAGACAGCCAATGTGCAACCTTTAATAGGCAAGCAAAGAATGTCTACGGAAACAGTACAAATTTTACAATGA